The Candidatus Rokuibacteriota bacterium genome includes a window with the following:
- a CDS encoding adenylyl-sulfate kinase, with product MSWAIWITGLPGSGKSALARRAAERLREQGEPVHVLELDEIRTVLTPSPVYTEAERDVVYHALVFMAAALAEHGVPVIIDATAHRRAWRELARARIRYFAEVQLSCPLEVCRAREARRRGGHAPRGIYARAGRPGAAVPGVDVPYEPAGFPELVVRTDVEDPGTAAGRVVTLARSLGSAAPPRRAPGGAAWAVWITGRPGSGKTTVARAVLECLAARGLSVRGLSAPEVRQAILADSLGPAAGREMIHRVLACAAKVLTDAGVPVIVDAGAPRRAWRDLARGLIPRFAEVQLVCPGEICTERERAARWDLRFTRPVHAERPPEPRGVEIVSDYEESLRPELRLQTHVQGLWTTVEEVLLLIRRRLMGPPSIFHVGRTTPCE from the coding sequence GTGAGCTGGGCGATCTGGATCACCGGGCTTCCCGGAAGCGGCAAGTCGGCGCTGGCGCGCCGCGCGGCCGAGAGGCTGCGGGAGCAGGGCGAGCCCGTCCACGTGCTGGAGCTGGACGAGATCAGGACCGTCCTGACCCCATCACCCGTCTACACCGAGGCGGAGCGCGACGTCGTCTATCACGCGCTGGTGTTCATGGCGGCGGCGCTCGCGGAGCATGGCGTCCCGGTGATCATCGACGCCACGGCACACCGGCGCGCCTGGCGGGAGCTGGCGCGCGCGCGGATCCGGTACTTCGCAGAGGTGCAGCTGTCCTGCCCGCTGGAGGTCTGTCGGGCGCGGGAGGCCCGCCGGAGAGGCGGGCACGCTCCGCGGGGAATCTACGCGCGGGCGGGACGGCCGGGAGCCGCGGTGCCTGGCGTCGACGTCCCCTACGAGCCCGCCGGCTTCCCGGAGCTCGTCGTGCGCACGGACGTCGAGGACCCCGGCACGGCGGCGGGGCGGGTCGTGACGCTGGCGCGCTCGCTGGGGTCCGCCGCCCCGCCGCGCCGGGCGCCCGGCGGCGCGGCCTGGGCGGTGTGGATCACGGGGAGACCGGGCAGCGGCAAGACCACGGTGGCGCGCGCCGTGCTCGAATGCCTCGCAGCGCGAGGGCTGTCCGTGAGGGGCCTCTCCGCGCCCGAGGTGCGCCAGGCGATCCTCGCTGACAGCCTCGGGCCGGCGGCGGGTCGTGAGATGATCCATCGCGTGCTCGCCTGCGCGGCCAAGGTGCTCACGGACGCCGGGGTGCCGGTCATCGTGGACGCGGGCGCCCCGCGCCGCGCGTGGCGCGACCTCGCGCGCGGGCTCATCCCGCGCTTCGCCGAGGTGCAGCTCGTCTGCCCGGGGGAGATCTGCACGGAGCGCGAGCGGGCCGCCCGGTGGGACCTGCGCTTCACCCGACCGGTCCACGCAGAGCGGCCGCCCGAGCCCCGGGGTGTCGAGATCGTGTCCGACTACGAGGAGTCCCTGCGGCCCGAGCTCAGACTGCAGACCCACGTGCAGGGTCTGTGGACCACCGTGGAAGAGGTGCTGCTCCTGATCCGTCGCCGGCTCATGGGACCGCCGTCCATCTTTCATGTCGGGAGGACCACGCCATGCGAGTGA